ATCCGGCGCCGCGTCGCCCAGCGCATCGAGCATCAGAGAGAGCTGCGCCGCGCTGACCTTCTCGGAACGGCGCCCATAAAGCGCCCGGAGCGCGGTCTGGAGCCGCGCCGTGAGCGCCGTGTTTTCGTCCCGCACGCGGGAGAGCAGCCCCAGCACGAGCTCGATAAGCTCCTCGACGCGGCCCTCGTGGGCCATCGACTCGAGCTTCGCGCGCACGGGCGCGAGGTCATCCTTGCTGGCGTTTGTCCCCGGGGAAGGCATGCCCGGTCTGTAATGCGCGCGAAGCCCATTTGCAAGCCGAATCGTCCCGGCATGGTTTGCCCGCGGCTCCACGGGCGAACCACCGGTCCCGGACGACAAACCGTCAAGCGGTGCGCGAGGGCCGGGGCAGGAGCCGGAACCGCTTGCGGCGCTGGGCGTCGCTGAGGTCGATGCCTTCGAGGAGCAGGCCAAGCTCCGCGGCGTCGACCTCCAAATGGCGCGCGTCGGGCGACGCGGGCAAAGGCAGGTGGAACCGGCCGCGCGCGAGGCGCTTCGCGATGATGCAATACCCGGTGCGATCCCAGAACAGCACGCGGATCTGATCCCCGCGACGATTACGGAACACGAAGAGGTGGCCCGAGGTCGGATCCTGGCCGATGAGCTGCGCCACCGCGGCGGAGAGACCATCGAAGCTCTTCCGCATGTCGGCGGGCGTCGTCGCCACGTAAATGCGCAGGGCGGGAGGGAGCGTGAACATCAGGAAGACTCCGCCTCGCCGAGCAGATCGAG
The window above is part of the Polyangium spumosum genome. Proteins encoded here:
- the tnpB gene encoding IS66 family insertion sequence element accessory protein TnpB (TnpB, as the term is used for proteins encoded by IS66 family insertion elements, is considered an accessory protein, since TnpC, encoded by a neighboring gene, is a DDE family transposase.): MFTLPPALRIYVATTPADMRKSFDGLSAAVAQLIGQDPTSGHLFVFRNRRGDQIRVLFWDRTGYCIIAKRLARGRFHLPLPASPDARHLEVDAAELGLLLEGIDLSDAQRRKRFRLLPRPSRTA